The nucleotide sequence TGTTCTATATAATCCTTGCCGCCTTCATTATCATGCTAATTGTGGAATTCCACCGTTTTTGGCAGAAAGGCTTTCGCAAGACCTTCTGGTGGATGTTTGGCCTGGTCCTGCGCAAGCACGAACTGAGGGACTTCACCGGCGCCACCTATCTGCTCTTTGCCGCCGTGATCTGCGTGGCCTTTTTCGAGCCGAACATCGCTTTTTGCGCCATGGCCTTCCTTTCATTGGGAGACACCTTCGCGGCTATGGTGGGCATTAATTTCGGCAAACGGAAATTCGCGCACAGCAACAAATCCCTGGAGGGCAGCATAGCCTGCTTCGCCGTCTGTTTCATCTTCGGGCTGATCTACGCGGAACATCCCCTGATCGCCTTCACCGGAGCCGGGGCCGCCACCCTGGCTGAACTGAGCAACCTGCCCGTGGACGACAATGTGGAAATGCCCCTGGCGGCGGCGCTTGCGATGACCATCACCAAAGTATTCATCTGACAGGACTGAACATGTTGCTATCATTCGTAATTCCGGTTCTCAACGAACAGGACTCCCTACGCCAGTTGTGCT is from Candidatus Syntrophosphaera sp. and encodes:
- a CDS encoding phosphatidate cytidylyltransferase, which encodes MLLLKETLRKSIHLSSLIIPFGYRYVLGFNRKLMFYIILAAFIIMLIVEFHRFWQKGFRKTFWWMFGLVLRKHELRDFTGATYLLFAAVICVAFFEPNIAFCAMAFLSLGDTFAAMVGINFGKRKFAHSNKSLEGSIACFAVCFIFGLIYAEHPLIAFTGAGAATLAELSNLPVDDNVEMPLAAALAMTITKVFI